GCAAAAGATCCATTTTCTCCACATTCCCCACATCTTCTTCTCAGTGGCGCCGCTGCCGTTCTCCATTGTTCCCTCGATCCccccgtcctctctctctctcgctcgctctcctTGACGCATCGAGCCTAATTCCCTCCATCTGCGGCGGAAGGCCAACAGATCAAGGTATCTTTGTAGCAGAGCAAGCTCGCATCTCAAGTTCTCAACACCTCTCCTCGTCCACTCTTCTTTCCTTGATAGTGGCGGCGTGCAGTTCAGTGAGATTAAGGCGTCCAACTCACCGACACGCGTCCATCAGAAAAAAGAATCCTTCATTCTCTCGCCTGCCGCCCTAAACGTGCAGCCGTGAGACCGGCGTCGCCGGAGGCGTCTGCTGCTGCTTAGGAACAGGGTTCCGGTGTGGGGGCACCTGGGTGATGGTGGCGCCTCTGGCCGCGGGAAGGATGGAGAGTAGTGGCGCGGCCGCTAGAAACATTAGTATTGTTAGATCTGGCGGAGCGGGTACGGCAGTAGGCATCCGCCCTCTGCTTGGCACCTCACAAAATCTAAAGAATCAAGGCCCGCCTGCTCGGCCAATGAGTTGCTCTAGTTGGTTACAAATACACACAGCCTGCCGTTGGCAATCTTGGGCAGTCTAATTTAACAATATATGTAATCAAGATGGTTAGTTTTTATGGCTTTGATGTTCATCCAGTATAATTGGTTCAGATTACTATGTTTCAACTTTCAACCTCTCACTCTTGGAGTGGAGCTTCCTCTGTTTAATTTCATCTTCAtgctaaaaagaaacggagggagtacttactgtTGGGTCTTTATTTTTTTACCAGAGTGAAAAAGGATGTGGCTAGCTCTCATCTAGATAAGAGTTAACTAACTGTCATCTACtcgctccgtccggaaatacttgtcatgaaaatgaataaaaggagatgcatgtagatgtattttagttctagatacatccttttttgtccattttaatgataagtattttcggacggagggagtactatttagttaattaaATCTCATCCGCTGACATCAGTATAGATTTAGTACAACTGAATTAACATATGTATTTTAGTTCAAGTTCTATGCGCAAGGTTGGTGTCTATCAGATCGCTGCCAGTTGCATACTCCGTTCATTCCATAGTGTAGCGCATATAgattttctgaaaagtcaaacTTAGCAAGCTTTGACCAAGTTTTTAAAGAAACTACTTGCTAGTAAAATGCATCAGTAGATTGTTGCTTGTTTTCTTCTGAAACCGTATAGTATATGCTTGCTTCATATGGGACTGGCGTTTCAAATTCCGGACGACATGTGATGAACTGTGCTTTTAGGAAGAGGAGTTTATAGAAATAGTGTACACCATGGTTCATTTAAGATTCCATgtacgtacagtactcttctatTGATAGTAATTGATACCAACCTAACTTCGTTTTCTGCAGGATATAGCATAACATAGTTTGCAGGATACATCATAACATATATGAAGATGCTTGAAGACGGAGGTCATACCCTAAACCCGCTACGGCTGCTGTACCAGATCAAGAGAGCTAAGGCTACCACCGGTCAGACTGGAATCACGATGCCGTTGGCGCCTCCTGCACTGACGACGATTGGGGAAGCAAATTCCAAGGCCGGCACATCCCCTGCTATGATGTGGGTAGGGACAATCTTCATCGTCTGTCTTTCCATCGGCGGCACCTCGGCCTTGGCATACACCCTCTACAGCCACCATTTCTTCCCTGCTGACCGCTCGTGTTGTCTGCTGACTCTCATATTATGGGGGGTCTACGTGGCAGTGGTCGCAGTGGTAATGGTGTACATGACCCTGTTCCTGCCGAACGCCCCTGTTGCCCTGCGGGAAGCACTCGTCGACATTGGTTGGATTTATGTCGGTTCACCTGTCATGGCGATAGACATTCTTCTGATGTTCTTTGGCCAGCCGTGGATGGTCATCTCAATGTTTTACTGTCTCGGCATTCTGATTGCTGGCGTCCTTGCCTTCTGGTGGTGGCTTGCTCTCACGTACAGGAAATGTGCTTAGCCTCACTCCTTTTCTGTAACAGACATTTCCACTCTGTTCATTACTTAGTACTCCcttttgtaaactaatataagatctccTTTTAGGTACTATTATTGTATATATATGTTTGCTTGTGTTCGTGTATAACTGGTTTATCTATTTGTGTTGTTGCCTTATGTGTCGCCGTATAAGCTCTCTTTCATAAGAAATAGAGAATAAAAAAAATTAGCTCTTTGTTCAGATACTTGCACTGCAACATAATCATATGCCAAAAGCCGGCGGTACATGCGATGATCCAACTGGTTTCCTCTGATACAATAGCTATAGTGTGTTATCTATCTACTAATACTTCACTCTAAAAAGATGAGCGAGAAAGATCCAAACCACCTCAACCGTAAAACCACGTGATCAAATGGTCCAAATCGCCCTGATATTAAGCAGCAATCATGTTTATATAGCACTCAAGTACCCAGCACTGCCACTGATTACCATGATTAGAGCTAATGTCTCTCCCTAGTAGCCCCTAAGCCACCCCCCGTACGAACCCTCTTCATCACAACCGGCCGGTCTTTTCACTTGGAGTAATGAGAGGGATGTGCCTACCCACACTAAGATTGATCGCTTGCCTCGGTGGATTGGGAGCTCAGTCATGTGGATTGCCTTCTTCAGGTGCTCTCTACAAACGTGTCGCACTGTGCACCTTTGCATCTCTCCATGCAGGCGCAAGGTGTGGCTAAAAAGCGCTTCCAGATTGAGCTATTCTGGCTCAAGTTGGATGGTTTTGATGAGGCTCTCAAGGAGGCATGGGTGTGTGATCATGGTATTGTCGATCCCTTTAAATGCCTTGACTCGCTGTTTAGGAATGCAGTTGCGTATTTTCAGGCATGAGGTCAGAGAAAGGTGGGTAACATCAAGCTTAAGTTGGCTATTGCAAAACTGGTGATTCTTAGGTCAGAGGCGGCAAAAGAGTCTTGATGGTTAGCCTTGAAGAATATGGCTAAGACATACACTCAAATTGGTGATGCTTGGGCTGGCCTCTTTGGAATGATCTATCGCAAGGCAAAGGTCCCAGATTAGATGGATTAAGGCAGGGGATGCAAACTCTAAGCTATTTTATGCTACGGCTAATGGACGGCGTGCAAAAAACTTTATGCCTTCTATTAAAATTGGAGATGATATCATAACGGATCAACAGCTCGAGGAGGAATCCTTTGTGGAGGCTATGAGTTGCTCATTGGCAAGGAGGGTTACCGGAGCCACTCTTTGGACTTGGAGGTGCAGGAACTGGATCTAAATGGGCTAGATGACATTTCAGGGTTGATGAAATTTTGGGAGTAGAAAGAGCTACCTCCGGATAGGGCACCGGGCCTGGATGGGTTTGTCAGAGCTTTCTACCAAGGCGCTTGGCCTGTGATCCAGGATGAAATTATGGCTGGCCTTCTGAAGCTCTACGTGGGCCATGGACGGCGTTTTGCTAAGCTCAACACGACGTTGATCGCCTTGATTCCTAAGAAACCTAGCGTGGAGATGATCGAGGATTTCAGGCCAATAAGTCATACCCATAGTTTCCTAAGTATTTTGCCAAAGCTTTGGCCAATAGTTTGCGGTGTCGTATGGGGATATTGTTGGTGTGGACCAGTCAGCCTTCATCAAGGGTAGAAGCTTACACAATAATTGCATGCTTGTTCGACAAGTGGCTAGAAAGTTACACGCACACAAGATTGATAGTGTGTTGTTTAAGATTGACATTGCTAGGGCTTTTGGCTCTGTGTCATGGCTTTTCTTGTCCAAGGTTCTGCAGAGTAAAGGGTTCAACATGAAGTGGTGGGATAGTTATCGATTCTATTGTTTACCGCGAGCATCAAGATCTTGGTGAATGGGAGTCCTACGAGGAAGATTTTCTTCGCCCGTGGTCTCAGGCAAGGGGACCCCATCTACTCTCCTCTTTGTGATCGCTATGGAGATGATCTCGGTTCTGTTTGTGAAGGCCTCAGAGGCTAGCTTGCTAGGTGTTCTTCCTGGGATCTCGACGAGGCAGAAGATTTCAGTCTATACGGGCGATGtggtcatgtttttcaagcattctTCGTTAGACCTCTTGGTTGTACGCGACATGCTTGCTCTTTTTGGGGAAGCTTTAGGGACTTCATGTTAACTTTGGTAAATAGGCGGTTGTTTAGATCCGAGGAAAAACTTATGACAAGATCCGTGTTGCTAATACTCTAGGTTGCGAGATTGCTATGTTTCTCATTAAATATTTGGGATTTCAATTGTCGATTCATCCTTTAACTCGTGCCCAGTGGTATCCGATGCTGGATGCGGTGAAGGAATTTGTTCCAGGCTGGCAACGAGGATTTCTGCAACACTTGAGTCGTTTGGTGTTGGTTCAGGCAGTCATTGTGGCGAGGATAATGCATCTCCTGTTGATCATGGATGCGCATGTTTGGGTTTTCAAAGCCATGGAGAGTTGGGTGAGGTCGTTCTTTTGGGCTGGATCAGatgcggtttagggaggccagtgTCTTGTTACATGGAGCATGGTTGCTAGACGGTAGAATTCGATGGAGTGGGCATTAAGGATTTGTGGTTGCAGGCGATTGATGTGCCGGTTCACTGGGAGTGGCTTTCAGCCTACTAGACCGTGGCAGGACCTCATGATGGTTTTCAACAACCTTGTCGCCATTACTGTGGGAATAGGAAAATGGACATGATGTAGTTTTTATTATGATATGAGGCGCTTCATAGTTCCAGTggaatctttataatagatctgatccTTTTCAAAAGAAAAGAGTGCAatattatgttggaaatatgccctagaagcaataatattatattattatatgttcatattcataattaagtgcttatatttcatgttataactgctatgatcttggaatatgcgattcagtgggaAACTCATAtacacgtgtgaaatgataaacggaCAAAATAaagattcctagtctcgcctctaagacgactagctcaagtgttgttggtgatcacgtttccggagcttaggatatcgttaagtgtaacgatagtcctaaaataacattgagattatgacattggaagaacgatcatattgaatcaacccaaacttatttgttatgaattgagataatatcgtctgtaatcaattgtaatgacatggagtgttaacatgtgattttgctccattgaccatgagagtatcgtactcacttcttaccgtacggtcgactttcggggtcaccggaagggtttcggagaGTATCGGGTAATACCAGGTATTACCGATAATTAATATATAGGTGAAAATATTACCGGGgctgttaaattatatatattatGCTCTAGTAATTGTTAGAGGGATTTTATAtctaatttaatatcaacgggttTTAAAAGGTCAAGTGGTGGAACGCTACTTGGGCCACTTGGACCCAATTGGAGGTGGCACCCCTTTTCCCACTTGGGAAGGGAGGGGAGGCCGAATTGTAGGGGGGTTGTCCCTCCCTTGGCCAGCCAAGGTGGAGGGACTTTccctctgctacttcttgagcctgcgttggttttttccttgaagaggaaagggtgatgtggcaaagtagagataagtatttccctcagttagagaaccaaggtatcaatccaataggagacaatgcacaaatcaccaatacctgcacaaacaatcaaacacttgcagccaacgcgataaaggggttgtcaatcccttcacggtcacttgcaaaagtgagatctgatagagatagataaacaaaagataaaatatttttgggttttttggtttatagatcggaaagtaaaagattgcaaaatagtagatcagagacttatatgatggaaaatagaccttggggccataggtttcactagaggcttctctcgagatagcaaataatacgatgggtgaacaaattactatcgagcaattgatagaaaagcgcaaagttatgacgatatctaagacattgattatgaaatataggcatcacgtccgtatcaagtagaccgactcctgcctgcatctactactattactccacacatcgttcgactcctacctgcatctagagtattaagttcataaagaacagagtaaggcattaagtaagatgacattgttgggaatcgtagcataatttaaaattttcctacgctcaccaagatgcatctatggagtctactatcaacgaggggaagggagtgcatctacatacccttgtagatcgcgagcggaagcgttccaatgaacgtggatgacggagtcgtactcgccgtgatccaaatcaccgatgaccgagtgccgaacgtacggcacctccgcgttcaacacacgtacggtgcagcgacgtctcctccttcttgatccagcaaggggagaggagaggttgatggagatccaacagcacgacggcgtggtggtggatgcagcggctctctggcagggcttcgcaagcttctgcgagagagagagaggtgttgcatgggaggagggaggcgcccaaggcttagatgttgctgccctcccttccccccactatatatagggccaagggagagggggggcgcagccttgccccttcctccaaggaagggtgcggccaggggggagtccttcccccccaaggcacctcggaggtgccttccccctttaggactctccctttttttcttatctcttgcgcatgggcctcttggggctggtgcccttggcccatataggccaaggcgcaccccttacagcccatgtgcccccccggggctggtggacccccttggtggacccccggacccctttcggcactcccggtacaataccgataaagcgcgaaacttttccggcgaccaaaataagacttcccatatataaatctttacctccggaccattccggaacctctcgtgacgtccgggatctcatccgggactccgaacaactttcgggtttccgcatacatatatctctacaaccctagcgtcaccggaccttaagtgtgtagaccctacgggttcgggagacatgcagacatgaccgagacgcctctccggtcaataaccaatagcgggatctggatacccatgttggctcccacatgttccacgatgatatcatcggatgaaccacggtgtcgaggattcaatcaatccgtatgcaattccctttgtcaatcggtatgttacttgcccgagattcgatcgtcggtatcccaataccttgttcaatctcgttaccggcaagtctctttactcgtaccgcaatgcatgatcccatgactaacgccttagtcacattgagctcattatgatgatgcattaccgagtgggcccagagatacctctccgtttacacggagtgacaaatcccagtctcgatccgtgccaacccaacagacactttcggagatacccgtaatgcacctttatagtcacccagttatgttgtgacgtttggcacacccaaagcactcctacggtatccgggagttgcacgatctcatggtctaaggaaaagatacttgacattggaaaagctctagcaaacgaaactacacgatcttttatgctatgcttaggattgggtcttgtccatcacatcattctcctaatgatgtgatcccgttatcaatgacatccaatgtccatagtcaggaaaccatgactatctgttgatcaacgagctagtcaactagaggcttactagggacaggttgtggtctatgtattcacacatgtattacgatttccggacaatacaattatagcatgaataatagacaattaccatgaacaaagaaatataataataaccatttattattgcctctagggcatatttccaacagtctcccacttgcactagagtcaataatctagttcacatcatcatgtgattaacactcactggtcacatcaccatgtgaccaacatctaaagagtttactagagtcaacaatctagttcacatcactatgtgattatcactcaatgtgttctggtttggtcatgttatgcttgtgagagaggttattagtcaacgggtctgaacctttcagaaccgtgtgctttacgaatatctatgtcatcttgtggatgctaccacgcgctatttggagccatttcaaataattgctctactatacgaatccggtttactactcagagtcatccggattagtgtcaaagttcgcatcgacgtaaccctttacgacgaactcctttccacctccataatcgagaaaattccttaatccactaggtactaaggataagttcgaccgctgtcatgagatcctttcccggatcaccattgtaccctcttgaccaactcatggcaaggcacactacaggtgcggtacacagcatagcatactatagagcctacgtctaaagcataggggacgaccttcgtcctttctctatcttctgctgtggtcaggtcttgagtctcactcaatactcacaccttgtaacacagccaagaactccttctttgctgatctattttgaactctttcaaaatcatgtcaaggtgtgctgtcttttgaaagtatcatcgggcgtcttgatctatctctatggatcttgatgcccaatatgtaagcagctttatccaggtcttcctttgaaaaactcctttcaaacaaccctttatgctttccagaaattttacatcatttcggatcaacaatatgtcattcacatatacttatcagaaatgttgtagcgctcccactcactttattgtaaatacaagtttctaacaaactttgtataaacccaaaaactttgatcaccccatcaaagcgtatattctgactccgagatgcttgctctaatccatggaaggatcgctggagctagcataccttttagcatccttaggatcgacaaaacctttctgattgtatcacatacaacctttccttacgaaaactggtaaggaaacttgttttgacatccatctgccagatttcataaatgtagctaatgctaacatgattccgacggacctaagcatcgctacggatgagaaaaactcatcgtagtcagctccttgaacttgtgaaaatactctttgccacaagtcgagcttcatagacggtaacattaccgtccatgtccgtcttcttcttaaagatccatttatctcaatggcttgccgatcatcgggcaagttcaccaaagtccatgctttgttctgatacatggattctatctcggatttcatggcctcgagccattcgtcggaatatgggcccaccatcgcttctccatagctcgtaggttcattgttgtctagcaacatgacttccaagacaggatcacgcattactctaaagtagtgcgcatcctcgtcgtcctacgaggtttggtagtgacttgatccgaagtttcatgatcactatcataagcttccacttcaattggtgtaggtgccacaggaacaacttcctgtgccctgctacatactagttgaagcgacggttcaataaccttatcaagtctccaccatcctcccactcaattctttcgagagaaacttttcctcgagaaaggactcgtttctagaagcaattacttttgcttccagatctgaaataggaggtatacccaactgtttttgggtattctatgaagatgcatttatccgctttgggttcgagcttatcagcctgaaactttttcacataagcatcgcagccccaaaattttaagaaacgacaacttaggattctataaacggtgtcgtctcaacggaattgcgtggtgacccttttaaagtgaatgcggttgtctctaatgcctaacccacaaacgatagtggtaatttgataagaaacatcatggtatgcaccatatccaatagggtgcagttatgatgttcggacacaccatcacactatggtgttcctggcggtattaattgtgaaacactttccacaatgtctcaattgtgtgccaaactcgtaactcagatatctctatgatcatatcatagacattttatcctcttgtcacgacgatcttcaacttcactctgaaattacttgaatctttcaataattcagacttgtgtttcatcaagtaaatacactcaacatctactcaaatcatctgtgaagtaagaacataacgatatccactgcatgcctcagcactcattggactgtgtacatcaaaatgtattacttccaataagttgctctcttgttccatcttactgaaaacgaggacattcagtcattttgcccatgtggtatgatttgcatgtcttaagtgattcataatcaagtgagtccaaacgatccatctgtatggagtttcttcatgcatatataccaatagacatggttcgcatgtctcaatcttttcaaaaacgagtgagtccaaagatccatctacatggagcttcttcatgcgttctataccaatatgactcaagttgcagtgccacaagtatgtggtactatcattactattttatatcttttggcacgaacatgtgtatcactacgatcgagattcattttaggtgcaagaccattgaaggtattattcaaataaacagagtaaccattattctccttaaatgaataaccgttttgcggtaaacataatccaatcatgttcaacgcaaacaccaaatctcgatggtggagggagcatgcgatgcttgatcacatcaaccttggaaacacttccaacacatatcgtcatctcacctttagctagtctccatttattccgcagcttttatttcgagttactaacacttagcaaccgaaccagtatctaataccctggtgctgctaggagtactagtaaagtacacattcatataacgtatatccaatatacttctgtcgaccttgcctgccttctcatctaccaagtatctagggtagtactgctttagtgaccgttcctctcattacagaagcacttagtctcgggtttgggttcaaccttgggattcttcactagagcagcaaacgacttgctgtttcatgaagtatccctttttcccttgcccttcttaaactagtggttttactaaccatcaacaattgatgctccttcttgatttctactctcgcggtgtcaaacatcgcggatagctcaaggatcatcataactatccttgatatgttatagttcatcacgaagctctactagcttggtggcagtgactatggagaactatcactatctcatctgggagattaactcccactcgattcaagcgattgtggcactcagacaatctgagtacacgctcaacgattgagcttttctcccttagtttgcaggcttaagaaactcgtcagaggtctcatacctcttgacgtgggcactagtctgaaaacccaatttcagtcttcggaacatctcacatgttctgcgacgtttcaaaaacgtctttggtgccacaattctaaaccgcactgaactatcacgtagtcatcaaaacgtgtatgtcagatgtttcgtaacatctacagacgacgctgaggttcagcacaccgagcggtgcattaaggacataagccttctgtgtagcaatgaggacaatcctcagtttacggacccagtccgcataattgctactaccaactttcaactaaattttctctaggaacatatcttaaccagtagaactaaagcgcaagctatgacataatttgcaaatacctatttgactatgttcatgataatgaagttcatctgattatgaactcccactcagatagacatccctctagtcatctaagtgaaacatgatccgagttcaactaggccgtgtccgatcatcacgtgagacggactagtcaagatcggtgaacatctccatgttgatcgtatcttctatacgactcatgctcgacctttcggtcctccgtgttccgaggccatgtctgtacatgctaggctcgtcaagtcaacctaagtgtattgcgtgtgttccgaggccatgtctgtacatgctaggctcgtcaacacccgttgtattcgaacgtaagaatctatcacacccgatcatcacgtggtgcttcgaaacgacgaaccttcgcaacggtgcacagttagggtgaacactttcttgaaattattataagggatcatcctacttgctaccgtcgttctaagcaaataagatgcaaaaacatgataaacatcacatgcaatcaaatagtgacatgatatggccaatatcattatgctcctttgatctccatcttcggggcaccatgatcatcttcgtcaccggcatgacaccatgatctccatcatcatgatctccatcattgtgtcttcatgaagtcgtcacgccaacgattacttctacttctatggctaacgcgtttagcaacaaagtaaagtaatttacatggcgttattcaatgacacgcaggtcatacaaaataataaagacaactcctatggctcctgccggttgtcatactcatcgacatgcaagtcgtgattcctattacaagaatatgatcaatctcatacatcatatatatcattcatcacatcttctggacatatcacatcacatagcacttgctgcaaa
This window of the Triticum aestivum cultivar Chinese Spring chromosome 5D, IWGSC CS RefSeq v2.1, whole genome shotgun sequence genome carries:
- the LOC123125005 gene encoding uncharacterized protein; its protein translation is MKMLEDGGHTLNPLRLLYQIKRAKATTGQTGITMPLAPPALTTIGEANSKAGTSPAMMWVGTIFIVCLSIGGTSALAYTLYSHHFFPADRSCCLLTLILWGVYVAVVAVVMVYMTLFLPNAPVALREALVDIGWIYVGSPVMAIDILLMFFGQPWMVISMFYCLGILIAGVLAFWWWLALTYRKCA